Below is a genomic region from Kiloniellales bacterium.
GACCTGATCCTGCTCACGCTCACCGAGTTCGCCGGACAGGCGCACCGCATCTCGCGGGCCTCGGAACTCCCGCTGCTGGCGGACGCCGATCACGGCTACGGCAACGCGCTCAACGTCATGCGCACGGTCGAGGAGCTGGAAGCGGCCGGGATCGCCGGGCTGACCATCGAGGACACGG
It encodes:
- a CDS encoding isocitrate lyase/PEP mutase family protein, which produces MARWSRRREQFRSIIEGEACVHPASVHDPVSARIAEDLGFEMGMYAGSTAALTVLGAPDLILLTLTEFAGQAHRISRASELPLLADADHGYGNALNVMRTVEELEAAGIAGLTIEDT